In Streptomyces sp. NBC_00569, a single genomic region encodes these proteins:
- a CDS encoding GntR family transcriptional regulator — MRIPAHSVCTAIRDDIVSGVHERGGRLTEEVLARRYGVSRVPVREALRTLEAEGFVVTRRHAGACVAEPTTQEAADQLEIRMLLEPLAAARAAQRRTEAHLKVLRGLVRLGQERSRRGQSEDLRSLGGWFHETLAQASGSRGLITMLTQLRHKIAWMYTVEHPAQPADSWAEHGAIVDAVARGDVERARALTAQHTERAMAAHHLRAPRKSGHVRTSQHPVNTAGLQH, encoded by the coding sequence ATGCGCATTCCGGCGCACTCGGTATGCACGGCGATCCGCGACGACATCGTCTCCGGTGTCCACGAGCGCGGCGGCAGACTCACCGAGGAGGTGCTCGCCCGCCGCTACGGAGTCTCCCGCGTCCCCGTGCGCGAAGCGCTGCGCACTCTGGAGGCCGAGGGCTTCGTCGTCACCCGCAGGCACGCGGGCGCGTGCGTCGCCGAACCCACCACGCAGGAGGCGGCGGACCAGCTGGAGATCCGGATGCTCCTCGAACCGCTCGCCGCGGCCCGCGCCGCGCAGCGCCGCACCGAGGCGCACCTGAAGGTGCTGCGAGGCCTGGTCAGGCTGGGCCAGGAGCGCTCCCGGCGAGGTCAGAGCGAGGATCTGCGCTCGCTGGGCGGATGGTTCCACGAGACGCTGGCGCAGGCGTCCGGCAGCAGGGGGCTGATCACGATGCTCACGCAGCTCCGCCACAAGATCGCGTGGATGTACACCGTCGAGCACCCCGCGCAGCCCGCCGACTCCTGGGCCGAGCACGGGGCGATCGTGGACGCCGTGGCGCGCGGTGACGTGGAGCGCGCGCGGGCGCTCACGGCGCAGCACACGGAGCGCGCGATGGCCGCTCACCATCTGCGCGCCCCTCGTAAGAGTGGTCATGTGAGGACTTCGCAACATCCCGTCAACACGGCGGGGCTTCAGCATTAA
- a CDS encoding HPr family phosphocarrier protein yields MAERRVNVGWAEGLHARPASIFVRAATAAGVPVTISKLDGTPVNAASMLAVLGLGAGGGEEIVLASDVEGADIALDRLAKLVSEGLEELPETV; encoded by the coding sequence ATGGCTGAGCGCCGCGTCAACGTCGGCTGGGCCGAGGGCCTCCACGCCCGCCCCGCCTCCATCTTCGTCCGCGCGGCCACGGCGGCCGGCGTCCCCGTGACGATCTCCAAGCTCGACGGCACCCCCGTCAACGCCGCCTCCATGCTCGCGGTGCTCGGCCTGGGCGCCGGCGGCGGCGAGGAGATCGTCCTGGCCTCCGACGTCGAGGGTGCGGACATCGCGCTCGACCGCCTGGCCAAGCTGGTCTCCGAGGGGCTCGAGGAGCTTCCCGAGACCGTCTAG
- a CDS encoding DUF5998 family protein, which produces MAKTSTTTQGLRAAIERSGYYPALVAEAVEAAVGGEPIGSYLVHQETTFDSNEVRRHVTVLVLTGTRFIVSHTDEQAADTTSPTPYATTSTESVKLGRISSVVLSRVVANPEKYVPGALPREVVLTIGWGAVARIDLEPAACGDPNCEADHGYTGSSTADDLSLRVSETGDGPDTVRQTLAFAQSLSEATAATAR; this is translated from the coding sequence ATGGCCAAGACCAGTACGACGACCCAAGGGCTCCGCGCGGCGATCGAGCGCAGCGGCTACTACCCGGCCCTCGTGGCCGAGGCGGTGGAGGCCGCGGTCGGCGGCGAACCCATCGGGTCGTATCTGGTCCACCAGGAGACCACCTTCGACTCGAACGAGGTGCGCAGGCACGTCACCGTGCTCGTCCTCACCGGCACCCGCTTCATCGTCAGCCACACCGACGAGCAGGCCGCCGACACCACGTCGCCGACGCCGTACGCCACGACGTCCACCGAATCCGTGAAGCTCGGCCGGATCTCGTCGGTCGTGCTGAGCCGCGTCGTCGCCAACCCGGAGAAGTACGTCCCGGGCGCCCTGCCCCGCGAGGTCGTCCTGACCATCGGCTGGGGTGCCGTCGCCCGCATCGACCTGGAGCCCGCGGCCTGCGGCGACCCCAATTGCGAGGCGGACCACGGGTACACGGGCAGCTCGACCGCCGACGACCTGAGCCTGCGCGTCAGCGAGACCGGGGACGGCCCGGACACCGTCCGTCAGACCCTCGCCTTCGCCCAGTCCCTGTCCGAGGCGACCGCGGCGACAGCGCGCTGA
- a CDS encoding bifunctional acetate--CoA ligase family protein/GNAT family N-acetyltransferase — translation MQTPSDRHAYPAHWEADVVLRDGGTARIRPITIDDAERLTSFYEQVSDESKYYRFFAPYPRLSAKDVHRFTHHDYVDRVGLAATVGGEFIATVRYDRINAQGMPASAPADEAEVAFLVQDAHQGRGVASALLEHIAAVARERGIRRFAAEVLPANTKMIKVFTDAGYTQKRHFEDGVVRLEFDLEPTEASLAVQRAREQRAEARSVHRLLAPGSVAVIGVGRTPGGVGRSVLDNLRDAGFTGRLHAVNRAFPEDLHDLDGVPAHRSVHDIDAAEPVDLAVVAVPARYVPDVVAECGERGVQGIVVVSAGYAESGSEGRARQRELVHQARSYGMRLIGPNAFGVINTSPEVRLNASLAPEMPRAGRMGLFAQSGAIGIALLARLQRRGGGVTGVTGVSTFVSAGNRADVSGNDVLQYWYDDPDTDVALMYLETIGNPRKFTRLARRTAAAKPLVVVQGARHSGIAPLGHAVRATRLPYATVSALLRQAGVIRVDTITELVDTGLLLARQPLPPGPRVAILGNSESLGLLTYDVCLAEGLRPKPPKDLTTAASAEDFHAALTEALADDKCDAVVVTAMPAVGESTAEDAVLAEALSSAAAGTTTKPVLVVHVELGGLAEALSAATSTGPKALARTSDAPPAGRPPVDEPAPTPALIPAYPAAERAVRALSEAVKYAQWRRDAAEPGKVPEYDGIDETGAAELIAALLAKDDDPRGAELAPEDARALLARYGIDVRQTLPAPGPDEAAAAARTLGYPVALKTTAPHLRHRADLGGVRLDLPNEEELRRAYEELSETLGKPEELRPVVQAMAPRGVDTVVRAVIDPAAGAVLSFGLAGAASELLGDTAHRLIPVTDRDAQSIVRGIKTAPLLFGWRGSAPVDTAALEEVLQRVSRLVDDHPEVVAVSLEPVVVAQSGLSVLGASIRLAPPPARDDLGPRTLPAY, via the coding sequence ATGCAGACCCCGTCGGACCGGCACGCATACCCCGCCCACTGGGAAGCAGACGTGGTGCTGCGCGACGGCGGCACCGCGCGCATCAGGCCCATCACCATCGACGACGCCGAGCGGCTCACGAGCTTCTACGAGCAGGTCTCCGACGAGTCGAAGTACTACCGCTTCTTCGCGCCGTACCCGCGCCTGTCCGCCAAGGACGTGCACCGCTTCACCCATCACGACTACGTGGACCGGGTGGGCCTCGCGGCCACCGTGGGCGGCGAGTTCATCGCGACCGTACGCTACGACCGCATCAACGCCCAGGGAATGCCCGCCTCCGCCCCCGCCGACGAGGCCGAGGTCGCCTTCCTCGTGCAGGACGCCCATCAGGGCCGGGGCGTCGCGTCCGCGCTCCTGGAGCACATCGCCGCCGTCGCCCGCGAGCGCGGGATCCGCCGCTTCGCCGCCGAGGTGCTGCCCGCCAACACCAAGATGATCAAGGTGTTCACGGACGCCGGATACACCCAGAAGCGCCACTTCGAGGACGGCGTCGTCCGCCTGGAGTTCGACCTCGAACCCACCGAGGCCTCGCTCGCCGTGCAGCGCGCCCGCGAGCAGCGCGCCGAGGCCCGCTCGGTGCACCGGCTCCTCGCCCCCGGTTCCGTCGCCGTCATCGGCGTGGGCCGCACGCCCGGCGGAGTCGGCCGCAGCGTCCTCGACAATCTCCGCGACGCCGGCTTCACCGGCCGCCTCCACGCAGTGAACAGGGCGTTCCCCGAGGATCTGCACGACCTGGACGGCGTCCCCGCGCACCGCTCCGTGCACGACATCGACGCCGCAGAGCCCGTCGACCTCGCCGTCGTCGCCGTCCCCGCGCGGTACGTCCCCGACGTCGTCGCCGAGTGCGGAGAGCGCGGCGTGCAGGGGATCGTCGTGGTCTCCGCCGGATACGCCGAGTCCGGCAGCGAGGGCCGCGCCCGCCAGCGCGAACTGGTGCACCAGGCCCGCTCGTACGGCATGCGCCTCATCGGGCCGAACGCCTTCGGCGTCATCAACACCTCGCCCGAGGTGCGGCTCAACGCGTCGCTCGCGCCCGAGATGCCGCGCGCCGGCCGCATGGGCCTGTTCGCCCAGTCCGGGGCCATCGGCATCGCGCTGCTCGCCCGCCTCCAGCGGCGCGGTGGCGGCGTCACCGGAGTGACAGGAGTGTCGACGTTCGTCTCCGCCGGCAACCGCGCGGACGTGTCCGGGAACGACGTACTCCAGTACTGGTACGACGACCCGGACACGGACGTCGCCCTGATGTACCTCGAAACCATCGGCAACCCGCGCAAGTTCACCCGCCTCGCCCGCCGCACGGCGGCAGCGAAGCCCCTCGTCGTGGTGCAGGGCGCCCGGCACAGCGGCATCGCGCCCCTCGGCCACGCGGTCCGCGCCACGCGCCTGCCGTACGCCACCGTCTCCGCCCTGCTGCGCCAGGCGGGTGTCATCCGCGTGGACACCATCACCGAACTCGTCGACACCGGCCTGCTGCTGGCCCGCCAGCCCCTCCCGCCGGGCCCCCGCGTGGCGATCCTCGGGAACTCGGAGTCGCTGGGCCTCCTCACGTACGACGTCTGCCTCGCCGAGGGCCTGCGGCCGAAGCCGCCGAAGGACCTGACGACCGCGGCGTCCGCCGAGGACTTCCACGCGGCGCTCACCGAGGCGCTCGCGGACGACAAGTGCGATGCGGTCGTCGTCACGGCGATGCCCGCGGTGGGGGAGTCGACCGCCGAGGACGCGGTGCTCGCCGAGGCCCTCAGTTCGGCCGCGGCCGGCACCACCACCAAGCCCGTCCTGGTCGTGCACGTGGAGCTCGGCGGCCTCGCCGAAGCGCTCTCCGCGGCCACCAGCACCGGCCCCAAGGCGCTCGCCAGGACCTCCGACGCGCCCCCGGCCGGACGCCCGCCCGTGGACGAGCCCGCCCCGACGCCCGCGCTCATCCCCGCCTACCCCGCCGCCGAGCGCGCCGTCCGCGCCCTCTCCGAAGCCGTCAAGTACGCCCAGTGGCGGCGCGACGCGGCGGAGCCCGGCAAGGTCCCCGAGTACGACGGCATCGACGAGACGGGCGCCGCCGAGCTCATCGCCGCGCTCCTCGCGAAGGACGACGACCCGCGCGGCGCCGAGCTCGCCCCCGAGGACGCTCGCGCCCTCCTCGCCCGCTACGGCATCGACGTACGGCAGACCCTGCCCGCCCCCGGGCCCGACGAGGCGGCCGCCGCCGCGCGCACCCTCGGCTACCCCGTCGCCCTCAAGACGACCGCCCCGCACCTGCGCCACCGGGCCGACCTCGGAGGAGTACGCCTCGACCTGCCGAACGAGGAGGAGCTGCGCCGCGCGTACGAAGAGCTGTCCGAGACCCTCGGCAAGCCCGAGGAGCTGCGGCCCGTCGTCCAGGCCATGGCACCCCGCGGCGTCGACACCGTCGTCCGCGCGGTCATCGACCCGGCCGCCGGCGCGGTGCTCTCCTTCGGACTCGCGGGCGCCGCGTCCGAGCTGCTGGGCGATACCGCCCACCGGCTGATTCCGGTCACCGACCGGGACGCCCAGTCGATCGTCCGGGGCATCAAGACAGCACCCCTGCTCTTCGGCTGGCGCGGCTCCGCACCGGTCGACACGGCCGCGCTCGAAGAGGTGCTGCAACGGGTCTCGCGGCTCGTGGACGACCATCCCGAGGTCGTCGCCGTCTCCCTGGAGCCCGTCGTCGTCGCCCAGAGCGGCCTCTCGGTCCTCGGCGCCTCGATACGGCTCGCCCCGCCACCCGCCCGCGACGACCTCGGCCCGCGCACCTTGCCCGCGTACTGA